A genome region from Bombilactobacillus bombi includes the following:
- a CDS encoding HAD family hydrolase, with the protein MTIKYIFSDIDGTLLNSHGQVSMTNKRIIQSCSQPLTLVSARAPQEMLPIIDQLQLQTPQIAFNGGVIFQGNSNHWHSLAQKPLDFEVVAQMVLLISKYFPQVSLSFYSLHHWYTQRYDRGIKFEEQLVHQTATIINYRDFFKQAKHKLFKIMLITFDPEEMDRLQKFLHDLNISKINIQQSGTEYLEITSAAAQKAAGIQKILQQENLTIQEAMAVGDGENDLSMLRLVGYPVAMANANYKVRSTARFVTKSNDDQGLGYAIEQLVNQSVWL; encoded by the coding sequence ATGACAATAAAATATATTTTTTCAGATATTGATGGGACCTTACTAAACAGTCACGGACAAGTATCGATGACGAACAAACGAATTATTCAATCTTGCAGTCAACCACTAACTTTAGTGTCTGCGCGAGCACCTCAAGAAATGTTACCGATTATCGACCAATTGCAGTTACAAACTCCACAAATTGCTTTTAACGGAGGTGTGATTTTTCAAGGTAATAGCAATCATTGGCACTCGCTAGCCCAAAAGCCATTGGATTTCGAAGTAGTTGCACAAATGGTACTTTTAATAAGTAAATATTTTCCGCAAGTAAGTTTGAGTTTTTATAGCTTACATCATTGGTATACTCAACGCTATGATCGAGGAATTAAGTTTGAAGAGCAATTAGTACATCAAACTGCAACGATAATTAATTATCGAGATTTTTTTAAACAAGCAAAACACAAATTATTTAAAATTATGCTAATTACTTTTGATCCTGAAGAAATGGATCGATTGCAAAAATTTTTACACGATTTAAATATTTCTAAAATTAATATTCAACAATCGGGAACGGAATATTTAGAAATTACTAGTGCAGCTGCTCAAAAAGCTGCAGGAATTCAAAAAATTTTACAACAAGAAAATTTAACCATTCAAGAAGCAATGGCAGTGGGTGATGGTGAAAATGATTTGTCAATGTTAAGATTAGTTGGATATCCAGTAGCAATGGCCAATGCTAATTATAAAGTACGGTCAACAGCCCGCTTTGTGACAAAATCAAATGATGACCAGGGATTGGGATACGCAATAGAACAACTAGTTAACCAGTCCGTATGGCTGTAA
- a CDS encoding AraC family transcriptional regulator, producing MDKKLLKKIYENTPSENWHLKNTNRLSPFYNSLPTKKNNGKLVFMFDFVNTLKTNRIGIIKESRYTTIPPHLHKDMEMNYIFSGKCEFLINGRKITLNKGDICILDTQVVNSAEYKNADDIVFNIIFKKEFFSSTFLSQFNDSDTLSKFLLNAILNKKETDNFLIFHTFNLSSFRKVFNLILEEYYFPKKNSINIIEKYCSVLFFYLSRLIGDSNQNLITNNFDKNILLILQEIEKNDGNCSLKELSKKIHFSPSTISKSLKKSTGKNFSQIKIEAQLKKAKLLLNETSMPVLDIMLAVGIKNTTFFYNKFFEKFGETPKNFRKNNKKLQI from the coding sequence ATGGATAAAAAACTATTAAAAAAAATTTATGAAAACACACCTAGTGAAAATTGGCATTTAAAAAATACAAATAGGTTGAGTCCGTTTTATAATTCCTTACCCACTAAGAAAAATAATGGGAAACTAGTATTTATGTTTGATTTTGTTAATACACTAAAAACAAATCGTATAGGAATAATTAAAGAAAGTCGTTATACTACTATTCCACCTCATTTACACAAAGATATGGAAATGAATTATATTTTTTCAGGTAAGTGTGAATTTTTAATTAATGGAAGAAAAATAACATTAAATAAAGGAGATATTTGTATTTTAGATACACAAGTAGTAAATAGTGCAGAGTATAAAAATGCAGATGATATAGTGTTTAATATTATTTTTAAAAAAGAATTTTTTTCTTCTACTTTTTTATCTCAATTTAATGATTCAGATACTTTGAGTAAATTTTTATTAAATGCAATTTTAAATAAAAAAGAAACAGATAATTTTTTGATTTTTCACACTTTTAATTTATCTTCTTTTAGAAAAGTTTTTAATTTAATTCTAGAAGAATACTATTTTCCTAAAAAGAACAGTATTAATATTATAGAAAAATACTGTTCTGTACTATTTTTTTATTTAAGTCGTCTAATTGGTGATAGTAACCAAAATTTAATTACTAATAATTTTGATAAGAATATCTTATTAATTTTACAAGAAATTGAAAAAAATGATGGTAATTGTTCGTTAAAAGAATTATCTAAAAAAATTCATTTTTCACCTAGTACTATTTCTAAATCACTTAAAAAATCAACCGGGAAAAATTTTTCTCAAATAAAAATAGAGGCTCAATTAAAAAAAGCAAAATTACTTTTAAATGAGACCTCTATGCCAGTTTTAGATATTATGTTAGCTGTAGGTATTAAAAATACAACTTTTTTTTACAACAAATTCTTTGAAAAGTTTGGTGAAACACCTAAAAATTTCAGAAAAAATAATAAAAAACTACAAATTTAA
- a CDS encoding glucose PTS transporter subunit IIA, with product MQKKELAQKIINLLGGANNIKNYWHCVTRLRFTIEDDSKAKLSKIEKLQGVLGTTIKSNQYQIIIGPGVDDVFNEIENILNFSKNNDNSYHKIESNHKITGKLILDVISGVFQPILPALVAGGMLKGILAIILALLPNLEKNTTIALFNLIADVPFYFLPFLLGISSARKFKLNEFLGVCMAGALLYPTFVAKISNGNSGLTLFGLNIPVFDYSTSVFPVILGVGLMAIVYHFVDHYIPDVLKLVVVPAVTLIIAVPIALWILAPLGAYGGKYLADGIVWLFNKAGLLAGFLLGFFMPLIVLTGMHQSTSPIQIQNIATLGYDYLLPVSFVHNMAESGAAFGTSLRMKNKELRAAGLSTSFSAFLGISEPALYTVNVIHKSSMFAAMCGSGFGGMLTVVFGIKCFAFVMPGITSLPVYVKAGQGFSNVLMMIICLISSFLVSALVAILLGSKVESKTSNDKNIEYNIFINSPVSGTIIQLDKVDDSVFSNKMMGEGFAIQPISGEIYAPVSGKISMIAKTKHAIGITTKEGLEILIHMGIDTVSLTNNPFDIFIHNNESVIQGQKLAFMNISKVEKEGKDPTIIVVITNYKNMVKNIDFNFQENSVTSKDSIITAGID from the coding sequence ATGCAAAAAAAAGAACTAGCTCAAAAGATAATCAATCTTCTTGGTGGAGCTAATAATATAAAAAATTACTGGCATTGTGTTACAAGATTACGTTTTACAATCGAAGATGATTCAAAAGCAAAATTATCCAAAATAGAAAAATTACAAGGTGTATTAGGTACAACTATAAAAAGTAATCAGTATCAAATTATTATTGGACCAGGTGTTGATGACGTATTTAATGAAATTGAAAATATTTTAAATTTTAGTAAGAATAATGATAACAGCTATCATAAAATAGAATCAAATCATAAAATTACTGGAAAATTAATTTTAGATGTTATATCAGGAGTTTTTCAACCTATTTTACCGGCTTTAGTTGCTGGAGGTATGCTTAAAGGGATTCTAGCTATTATTTTAGCTTTATTGCCTAATTTAGAAAAAAACACAACTATTGCTTTATTTAATTTGATTGCTGATGTCCCTTTTTATTTTTTGCCGTTTTTATTAGGTATTTCTTCAGCACGAAAATTTAAATTGAATGAATTTTTAGGTGTTTGTATGGCAGGAGCACTATTATATCCTACTTTTGTTGCAAAAATTTCCAATGGTAATTCTGGATTGACTTTGTTTGGCTTAAATATTCCAGTATTTGATTATTCTACCTCGGTTTTCCCAGTTATTTTAGGTGTAGGATTAATGGCAATTGTCTATCATTTTGTAGATCATTATATACCAGATGTTCTTAAATTAGTGGTAGTACCAGCAGTAACTCTGATTATTGCTGTTCCAATAGCTTTATGGATTTTAGCACCGTTAGGTGCTTATGGTGGCAAATATTTAGCTGATGGAATTGTATGGCTGTTTAATAAGGCCGGTTTATTAGCTGGTTTTCTTTTAGGATTTTTTATGCCTTTGATTGTTTTAACTGGTATGCATCAATCGACTTCACCAATTCAAATTCAGAATATTGCAACCTTAGGTTATGATTACCTGTTACCTGTTTCCTTTGTTCATAATATGGCTGAATCAGGCGCAGCTTTTGGGACTTCTTTGCGTATGAAAAATAAAGAACTGAGAGCTGCAGGCTTATCTACCAGTTTTTCTGCCTTTTTGGGTATATCTGAACCAGCTTTGTATACAGTAAATGTGATTCATAAAAGTTCAATGTTTGCTGCAATGTGTGGATCCGGATTTGGTGGAATGTTAACCGTTGTCTTTGGTATTAAATGTTTTGCTTTTGTTATGCCTGGTATTACTTCACTACCTGTATATGTTAAAGCTGGACAAGGGTTTTCTAATGTTTTAATGATGATTATTTGTTTAATATCTTCATTTTTAGTAAGTGCATTAGTAGCCATTTTATTAGGCAGTAAGGTTGAATCAAAAACTAGTAATGATAAAAATATTGAATATAATATTTTTATCAATTCACCAGTGTCAGGTACAATAATTCAGTTAGACAAGGTTGATGATTCTGTCTTTTCAAATAAAATGATGGGAGAAGGCTTTGCAATTCAACCTATTTCTGGAGAGATATATGCACCAGTATCAGGAAAAATATCGATGATTGCAAAAACAAAACATGCTATAGGTATTACTACAAAAGAAGGATTAGAAATTTTAATCCATATGGGGATTGATACAGTATCGTTAACAAATAATCCATTTGATATATTTATACACAATAATGAATCTGTAATACAAGGACAGAAACTTGCATTTATGAATATTTCTAAAGTAGAAAAAGAGGGTAAGGACCCAACAATAATAGTTGTAATCACAAATTATAAGAATATGGTTAAAAATATAGATTTTAATTTTCAAGAAAATTCTGTTACAAGTAAAGATAGTATCATTACTGCTGGTATAGATTAA
- a CDS encoding LacI family DNA-binding transcriptional regulator, with amino-acid sequence MIVTIKDVARISGYSPLTVSRVINHSGYVSIKTNKKIKQVMKQLDYVPNAIAQDLSKGKTHKIGVVLPHLRHSYFSQMLLGIMDAALQTEYSVTLLPSEYDSTLEMHYLEQLKRKEYDGLIFTSRGISLSQLTQYTKYGPIVCCENPGKKHLTAAFSDRKAAYIQAFTWLKDHSIAKIVFLFSRPATISMTTQLTLDWFAQVYGHLSANKHIITNVTTPQEGYRAAQIIAVKDNTIQYFFTNGDDIAAAVRQYYVDQHLPIPGLIGQNGQVASVTLNIPTINHHYAQIGCQSRIKKSKN; translated from the coding sequence ATAATAGTAACTATTAAAGATGTAGCTCGAATAAGTGGTTATTCACCTTTAACAGTGTCACGTGTCATTAATCATAGTGGTTATGTATCGATAAAAACAAATAAAAAAATTAAGCAAGTGATGAAACAACTTGATTATGTTCCTAATGCGATTGCTCAAGACCTAAGCAAGGGCAAAACTCATAAAATTGGCGTAGTTTTACCTCACCTTCGGCATTCTTATTTTTCTCAAATGTTGCTGGGCATTATGGATGCGGCTTTGCAGACTGAATATAGTGTAACTTTGTTACCATCTGAATATGATAGCACTTTAGAAATGCATTATTTGGAACAACTGAAACGCAAAGAATATGATGGGTTGATTTTTACTTCGCGGGGCATTTCATTGTCACAATTAACTCAATACACGAAGTATGGACCGATTGTTTGCTGTGAAAATCCTGGTAAAAAACATTTAACGGCAGCTTTTTCTGATCGTAAAGCTGCCTATATCCAAGCTTTCACTTGGTTGAAAGATCATTCGATTGCAAAAATTGTTTTTCTGTTTAGTCGACCAGCAACAATAAGTATGACAACTCAGTTAACTTTGGATTGGTTTGCACAAGTTTACGGTCACTTGTCTGCTAATAAGCACATTATTACTAATGTGACCACTCCACAAGAAGGTTATCGTGCTGCCCAAATAATAGCTGTGAAAGATAACACAATACAATATTTTTTCACTAATGGAGATGATATTGCTGCTGCTGTTCGTCAATATTATGTTGATCAACACCTGCCAATTCCTGGTTTAATTGGACAAAATGGTCAAGTAGCCAGTGTTACCTTAAATATTCCCACAATTAATCACCATTATGCTCAAATTGGTTGTCAGTCCAGAATTAAAAAATCAAAAAATTAA
- a CDS encoding MDR family MFS transporter produces MNISNQKRNIMMITLLSGAFLALLAETFLNNALITIMHAFHVNQATAQWLSTGYLLIVGVMIPLSAWVFHRFTTRFSYLTMLIVFIMGTLICVLANNFYVLLAGRMIEAIAAGAMMPFIQNVILQLFKPEQRGIALGLTGLVIAFGPAIGPTISGLILKNYDWRMLFWVLLVTSVLILICALWQFPTINQPHAIKLDWYSFLESISGFGIILFIFSEIGNTGKINFWQIIIFIIGLIILLAFGIRQLKSDSPLINVRVFINSQFNWNTLLSTLSNIAMVGIELVLPMYLQTTRQESALSTGLIMMPGAIIMGIFNPISGYLYDKFGIKKISLIGFSILFVGTLPMVFFNTATPVWLITTSYAIRMIGIALTMMNTFTAGINELPSNAVADGNAAASTIRQIGGSLGTALSMTLMSVGVTIATHQGVAPQLTTEIGFRWAFYLMIAIAIIGIVTSFKLSPTMRKNS; encoded by the coding sequence ATGAATATTTCTAACCAAAAACGTAATATAATGATGATTACATTGTTATCTGGAGCTTTTCTGGCATTATTAGCAGAAACTTTTTTAAATAATGCCCTAATTACCATCATGCACGCCTTTCATGTTAACCAAGCCACCGCCCAGTGGCTATCCACTGGCTACTTACTGATTGTTGGGGTCATGATTCCATTATCAGCCTGGGTTTTCCATCGTTTCACAACTCGTTTTAGCTATTTGACAATGTTGATTGTTTTTATCATGGGTACCTTAATCTGTGTGCTAGCAAATAATTTTTATGTCTTATTAGCAGGACGAATGATTGAAGCTATTGCAGCAGGTGCCATGATGCCTTTCATTCAAAATGTCATTTTACAATTATTTAAACCAGAACAGCGGGGAATCGCTTTGGGGTTAACGGGGTTAGTTATTGCTTTTGGACCAGCAATTGGACCCACTATTTCTGGATTAATTTTAAAAAATTATGATTGGCGCATGCTCTTTTGGGTCTTATTAGTTACTAGTGTGCTGATTTTGATTTGTGCTCTTTGGCAATTTCCCACGATTAATCAACCACATGCCATTAAATTAGATTGGTATTCCTTCTTAGAATCAATTAGTGGATTTGGAATTATTCTATTTATCTTTTCCGAAATTGGTAATACAGGCAAAATTAATTTTTGGCAGATAATTATTTTTATAATTGGTCTTATAATTTTGTTGGCTTTTGGAATTCGACAATTAAAATCAGACTCACCTTTGATTAACGTTCGTGTCTTTATTAATTCGCAATTTAATTGGAATACTTTGTTGAGTACTTTAAGCAATATTGCGATGGTCGGTATTGAGTTGGTTTTACCGATGTATTTACAAACTACTCGTCAAGAAAGTGCTCTTTCAACGGGATTAATAATGATGCCTGGAGCAATTATCATGGGAATTTTCAATCCTATTTCAGGATATTTGTACGACAAATTTGGAATTAAGAAAATTTCACTAATTGGATTTTCAATATTATTTGTAGGCACCTTACCGATGGTCTTTTTCAATACTGCCACTCCCGTTTGGCTAATTACAACTAGTTATGCTATCAGAATGATTGGAATTGCTTTAACCATGATGAATACTTTTACCGCTGGAATTAATGAGCTGCCCTCTAATGCGGTCGCTGATGGTAATGCAGCTGCTTCTACTATTCGCCAAATTGGAGGTTCTTTAGGCACTGCACTTTCGATGACTTTGATGAGTGTCGGTGTTACCATTGCAACACATCAAGGTGTTGCTCCACAATTAACTACTGAAATTGGTTTTCGGTGGGCATTTTATTTAATGATTGCTATTGCTATCATAGGTATAGTGACCTCATTTAAATTGTCGCCTACAATGCGTAAAAATAGTTAG
- a CDS encoding MFS transporter has protein sequence MTKKKALIILVMTVGTFFCMLDTTIMTIVLPEIQTGLNVSLDSLSWAVNLYTIIFATLTILLSRLAEIRGKNKYFIIGLVLFTIGSILSGMSENLSFLLFGRIVQSLGAATILPLTMTISLAQVKVNQRNKIVALLGGAQGFAAALGPTIGGMIAQYYSWRWVFYINVPFLLIIIFLAPFVLPIKNETKLSEKIDILGSILSMIMLFSLTLTLIKGNSWGWSSLIIIILIITTIVSFVLFIITEYKVPDPMINLALFKSRNFNGASLSLILCNFFLGGFAITMPTFLVKTQSKSELQAALLMTPYSISVFIFVILASLLMKKIKIKYLVISGFIFLSFSYYILGNMKTNIAINSLVIANIFLGLGYGIIAGPANVMAASDFNGKLLTASQSVANVFRQIGLVLATAIFVSLLTINVNHAKDNILSYSSTQISSSSLPNKVKSQALKKIKHTINTSKNSAISTNNLKPKKITISDAQLNSKAQQQVELVLEKKGPLPPMVKKTLYPKLMRIAKRQIKQKVQSTNHQITSLTNTIKDYSKKQLVESFLKIYRTMIPIALISILCGLLFKISKKRTI, from the coding sequence ATGACTAAGAAAAAAGCATTAATTATCCTAGTTATGACTGTTGGCACTTTCTTTTGTATGCTGGACACAACCATTATGACTATAGTATTACCTGAAATCCAAACTGGATTGAATGTAAGTCTAGATTCACTTTCTTGGGCTGTTAATTTATATACAATTATTTTTGCTACATTAACGATTTTGCTTAGCAGATTGGCAGAAATTAGAGGCAAAAACAAATATTTCATAATTGGATTAGTTTTATTTACTATTGGCTCTATCCTCAGCGGAATGTCTGAGAATTTATCCTTTTTATTATTTGGAAGAATTGTTCAAAGTTTAGGAGCTGCGACTATTTTGCCTTTAACTATGACTATTTCTTTAGCACAGGTAAAAGTGAATCAACGTAACAAAATTGTTGCCTTACTAGGTGGCGCTCAAGGATTCGCTGCTGCTTTAGGGCCAACTATTGGAGGAATGATTGCTCAGTATTATAGTTGGCGTTGGGTTTTTTATATTAATGTGCCTTTTCTTTTAATAATAATTTTTCTAGCTCCATTTGTATTACCAATAAAGAATGAGACTAAATTATCAGAAAAAATTGATATTCTGGGATCTATATTATCTATGATAATGTTGTTCTCTCTAACCTTGACATTAATTAAAGGAAATAGTTGGGGTTGGTCATCCTTGATTATAATAATTCTGATTATAACAACTATTGTTTCTTTTGTTTTATTCATTATAACTGAGTATAAGGTTCCTGACCCTATGATTAATTTAGCTTTATTTAAAAGTAGAAACTTTAATGGCGCTTCTTTAAGTCTCATTTTATGTAATTTCTTTCTAGGTGGTTTCGCTATTACAATGCCTACTTTTTTGGTGAAAACCCAAAGTAAAAGTGAATTACAGGCAGCTTTGTTAATGACTCCATATTCAATTTCGGTATTTATTTTTGTTATTTTAGCTTCGCTTTTAATGAAAAAAATTAAAATTAAATATTTGGTAATCTCCGGCTTTATATTTTTGAGTTTTAGTTATTATATATTAGGCAATATGAAAACAAATATTGCAATCAATTCTTTAGTTATTGCGAATATTTTCTTAGGTTTAGGATATGGAATTATTGCTGGACCAGCCAACGTGATGGCTGCGTCTGATTTTAATGGTAAATTACTTACAGCATCACAAAGTGTCGCTAATGTTTTTAGACAGATCGGTTTAGTACTTGCAACTGCAATTTTTGTTTCATTATTAACTATTAATGTAAATCATGCTAAAGATAATATTCTTAGTTATTCATCTACACAAATCTCTAGTTCAAGTTTGCCTAATAAAGTAAAAAGTCAGGCTCTTAAAAAGATTAAGCATACTATTAATACATCTAAAAACAGTGCAATTTCTACTAATAATCTTAAACCAAAAAAAATTACAATAAGTGATGCTCAATTAAATAGTAAAGCTCAGCAGCAGGTAGAGCTAGTATTAGAGAAAAAAGGTCCTTTACCACCGATGGTTAAAAAAACTTTATATCCTAAATTGATGCGAATTGCGAAACGTCAAATTAAACAAAAAGTACAATCTACTAATCATCAAATCACAAGCTTAACTAATACAATAAAAGATTATTCCAAAAAACAACTAGTAGAATCTTTTCTGAAAATTTATCGAACAATGATCCCCATTGCCTTAATCTCAATACTTTGTGGCCTTCTATTTAAAATTAGTAAAAAAAGAACGATTTAA
- a CDS encoding glycoside hydrolase family 1 protein: MLTKDYDKNYLLGGAIAASQAEGGYREGGKGISTQDLRYLDPSWTPKQIENKHQNNPFSREEYRRALKDNDTKNYPLRRGVDFYHNYKNDIKMFADMGLQIFRTSISWSRIFPNGDEKIPNESGIQYYRNMFKECKKYGIKVFATMIHYDIPINLVEKYGGWENRIIIKFFERYVTVLYKRLGDLVDYWLPFNEINAAKFSPWDGVCLIPGTEKNLNQKIFQCLHHQFLCSARAVQLGRKLVPGKLVGGMIARFTTYPATSKPEDNLQAIQDDQYSNWFYLDVLARGYYPEYMYRYFDEINVQVHFEPGDKELLKDGTVGFVSFSYYFSQVSTNDSGWEKTAGNLIMTKKNPYLKESEWGWQIDPVGLRFTLNQIYDRYHLPVIVAENGIGAHDELTSDGCIHDDYRIAYLKAHLDQLDKAVKDGVDLIAYTMWGIIDIVSCGPLTMDKRYGVIYVDLDNGGNGTGKRYKKDSYYWYKDRIKQHIR, from the coding sequence GTGCTTACAAAAGATTATGATAAAAACTATTTATTAGGTGGAGCTATTGCAGCTTCTCAAGCAGAGGGAGGATATAGAGAAGGAGGAAAGGGAATATCTACACAAGATCTTAGATATTTAGATCCATCATGGACTCCAAAGCAAATTGAAAATAAACATCAAAATAATCCATTTTCTAGAGAAGAATATCGTAGAGCCTTAAAAGATAATGACACAAAAAACTATCCTTTAAGAAGAGGAGTAGATTTTTACCACAATTACAAAAATGATATTAAGATGTTTGCTGATATGGGATTACAAATATTTAGAACTTCTATTAGTTGGTCAAGAATTTTTCCTAATGGAGATGAAAAAATTCCCAATGAATCTGGTATTCAATATTATAGAAATATGTTTAAAGAATGTAAAAAATATGGAATTAAAGTGTTTGCAACCATGATTCATTATGATATACCAATAAACTTAGTTGAGAAATATGGTGGATGGGAAAATAGAATAATTATTAAATTTTTTGAAAGATATGTAACTGTTCTTTATAAAAGACTTGGTGATTTAGTAGATTATTGGTTACCATTTAATGAAATAAATGCCGCTAAATTTTCACCTTGGGATGGAGTTTGTCTAATACCTGGAACAGAGAAAAATTTAAATCAAAAAATATTCCAATGTTTACATCATCAATTTTTGTGTAGTGCTAGAGCTGTACAGTTAGGAAGAAAACTGGTTCCTGGAAAATTAGTAGGTGGAATGATTGCCAGATTTACTACTTATCCAGCAACATCTAAACCAGAAGATAATTTACAGGCTATTCAAGATGATCAATATTCAAATTGGTTTTATTTAGATGTTTTGGCTAGAGGATATTATCCTGAGTATATGTATAGATATTTTGATGAAATTAATGTTCAAGTTCATTTTGAACCAGGTGATAAGGAATTATTAAAAGATGGCACTGTTGGATTTGTATCTTTTTCTTATTATTTCTCTCAGGTATCTACAAACGATTCCGGATGGGAAAAAACAGCGGGTAACTTAATTATGACGAAAAAGAACCCTTATTTAAAAGAGTCAGAGTGGGGATGGCAGATTGACCCGGTTGGATTAAGATTCACATTAAATCAAATATATGATCGATATCATTTGCCGGTGATTGTAGCTGAAAATGGAATTGGAGCTCATGATGAGCTAACAAGTGATGGATGTATTCATGATGATTATCGAATTGCTTATTTAAAAGCTCATTTAGATCAATTAGATAAGGCAGTAAAAGACGGTGTTGATTTAATTGCGTATACTATGTGGGGAATAATAGATATTGTTTCATGTGGTCCATTAACTATGGATAAACGGTATGGTGTTATTTATGTAGACTTGGATAACGGCGGTAATGGAACTGGAAAACGTTATAAAAAAGATTCATATTATTGGTATAAAGATAGAATTAAGCAACACATAAGATAA